The sequence CGCCAGACCTTGTGGACAACTCCACCGTCGCCTGGTGAAGTTGTCCACAGTTCCCGACTTTTCCATACCTGCCTTACCGGTTGCCTACAGTAAGCCATCCTACAGTCCTATTCACGCCGTAGGTATGGCACTCGAGTTCGGGTGCTGCTGCGTCCCTTGCCCAGTGGCACGGATTCGCGTTCTAGTCGCGCGTTCCTTGGCACCGCCCCCGTCCGGAAGCCCTCGTGGTACTCCGACGGCCGAAACCATGGTTAAAGGTTCTTTTCCTTCTTCTGACCAGTTGACCTTCCAAGGGCATGCGGAGCGTTCCGGACCGGTCCGCCCAGAGGCGCGCCGTGCCAACCTGGGTGAGACGAGACCTGTCGTGGGGCGTGAGACGCAACAGGGTGCCGCCAGGTGTGCTTGTAGAGGCCCTCGTACTCGACGGCCGGGCGGGTGAGGGCCGCGAGGCCGAGGGCGCGATTGAAGGCCACCCACGGCATCTCGCGCCGGTTGAAGCGGAACACGAACTCGTTGAGGTAGGCTTGAAGGTGCTGCGGCTGCACGGCGCCCTTGTGGGTGCCTATCAGCCAGCGCTTCAGGTTCGTCGTGACGCGGCCGAGCGTGGGCAGCGGATCGTCGCTGGTTCGGGCAACGGTGATGCGCCGGGGGTAGAGGGTCTCTGACTTCTTGTAGCCCAGATGGCCGTCGGTCCAGATGTTCGACCCCTCCACGACGTTCTCGTTGATGAACTTGTCGAGCGTGACGCCCTTGGCGTCCGGGATGACTTGGATCCTGATCCTGCCCGCCTTGGTATGAAACGCCTGCTTCCCCTTACGTTCCTTGCGCTTCTTGGCAACGCCGCGCTCGTCGTCCTGCTCTTCGGCGTCCCCCTGCCACTTGTGGACCTCGACAGCGACGACGACGAGCGACTTCGTCTCAGCGCCACGCCCGCGGTGCTCGGTGCCCTCCTCCTCTCCTCCGACGTAGACCTCATCGACCTCCACCCAGTGGTCGGTGTGGTAGTCCTTCGAGCAGAACGACGACAACCGCTCGCGCCCCGGGGCGTACATAGCTGCGCGTAGCTTGTGCAACAACGTCCAAGCCGTCTCCAAGCGACTGATGCCGAGCTGGCGCTGCAACTGGACTGCTGAGATGCCCGGCTTGAGCGTGGCCAGCAGCCACGCGGCGTAGAACCAGAGGTGCAGGGGCAACTTCGTTCGGTGCATGGCCGTGCCAGCCGTTACGCTGATCTTGTGGTCCCTGTCGCAGATCATCATCCCGGGTTTCTCAGCCACGGACCACGCCTTCGTGCTGCCGCACTTGGGGCACACGTAGCCATCGGGGTGACGCAGCTCAAGGAGGTACTCGGCGCAGCGTTCGTCGGTCGCGAAACGGCGCGCGAACTCCATGATGTTCTTCGGAGGCCTCGGATAGCGATC comes from bacterium and encodes:
- a CDS encoding IS1595 family transposase, yielding MTDRYPRPPKNIMEFARRFATDERCAEYLLELRHPDGYVCPKCGSTKAWSVAEKPGMMICDRDHKISVTAGTAMHRTKLPLHLWFYAAWLLATLKPGISAVQLQRQLGISRLETAWTLLHKLRAAMYAPGRERLSSFCSKDYHTDHWVEVDEVYVGGEEEGTEHRGRGAETKSLVVVAVEVHKWQGDAEEQDDERGVAKKRKERKGKQAFHTKAGRIRIQVIPDAKGVTLDKFINENVVEGSNIWTDGHLGYKKSETLYPRRITVARTSDDPLPTLGRVTTNLKRWLIGTHKGAVQPQHLQAYLNEFVFRFNRREMPWVAFNRALGLAALTRPAVEYEGLYKHTWRHPVASHAPRQVSSHPGWHGAPLGGPVRNAPHALGRSTGQKKEKNL